Proteins from one Acanthopagrus latus isolate v.2019 chromosome 18, fAcaLat1.1, whole genome shotgun sequence genomic window:
- the LOC119007788 gene encoding protein Wnt-8a-like, with amino-acid sequence MSSLTRFHSGPLPAGRICQSKGQDHINIISAGVWLRLQLPLLSALISRIRTYRVSVWNTAAMGPLDLLMVMSMCCCVHFASAWTVNNFLMTGPKAFLTYASSVQRGAQSGIHECKHQFAWERWNCPENTLQLSTHNGLRSATRETSFVHAISAAGVMYTLTKNCSMGDFDNCGCDDSRIGQTGGRGWIWGGCSDNVAFGEKISKQFVDALEGGHDSRAAVNLHNNEAGRLAIKATMRRACKCHGVSGSCSIQTCWMQLADFREVGNYLKMKYEHAKKLEMDKRPVRAGNSADNRGAIAHTFRSIARTELIYLEDSPDYCVKNQSLEYQGTEGRECLKGSKNMSQWERKSCRRLCYECGLRVVEKRIEVVSSCNCKFHWCCTVKCDRCTQVVTKYYCARRDGGRKPQNKTKRRHRGRRH; translated from the exons ATGTCGTCGTTGACGCGTTTTCACAGCGGACCGTTACCTGCGGGACGAATCTGTCAATCAAAGGGTCAAGACCATATAAATATCATCAGCGCAGGAGTCTGGCTACGACTTCAGTTGCCTCTTCTCTCGGCTCTCATATCTAGGATACGAACATACAGGGTCTCCGTTTGGAATACAGCCGCTATGGGACCTCTGGATCTCCTCATGGTCATGTccatgtgctgctgtgttcactttGCATCAGCTTG GACGGTGAATAACTTCCTCATGACTGGACCTAAG GCTTTTCTGACCTACGCCAGCAGCGTGCAAAGGGGCGCACAGAGCGGGATACACGAGTGTAAACACCAGTTCGCGTGGGAGAGGTGGAACTGCCCAGAGAACACGCTCCAGTTATCCACACACAACGGCCTCCGATCGG CCACAAGGGAGACTTCTTTTGTACACGCCATCAGCGCGGCCGGAGTGATGTACACGCTCACCAAGAACTGCAGCATGGGAGACTTTGACAACTGCGGCTGCGATGACTCCAGAATCGGACAGACAG GTGGCAGAGGATGGATCTGGGGAGGCTGCAGTGACAACGTGGCGTTTGGAGAGAAGATCTCCAAACAGTTTGTGGACGCGCTCGAAGGTGGCCACGATTCACGCGCAGCAGTCAACCTGCACAACAATGAGGCTGGCAGACTG GCAATCAAAGCTACCATGAGGAGAGCCTGCAAGTGCCACGGAGTGTCTGGGAGCTGCAGCATCCAAACCTGCTGGATGCAGCTGGCCGACTTCAGAGAGGTGGGCAACTACCTGAAGATGAAGTACGAACACGCGAAGAAACTGGAGATGGACAAGAGGCCGGTGAGGGCCGGGAACAGCGCGGACAACAGGGGAGCCATAGCGCACACTTTCCGGAGCATCGCTCGGACGGAGCTCATTTACTTGGAGGACTCCCCGGATTACTGCGTCAAGAACCAGAGCCTGGAGTACCAGGGCACGGAGGGGCGCGAGTGTCTGAAGGGCAGCAAGAACATGTCTCAGTGGGAGCGGAAGAGCTGCCGCAGGCTGTGCTACGAGTGCGGCCTCAGGGTGGTGGAGAAGCGCATCGAGGTCGTCAGCAGCTGCAACTGCAAATTCCACTGGTGCTGCACGGTGAAGTGCGACAGATGCACGCAGGTTGTTACCAAATACTACTGCGCGCGGAGAGACGGCGGGAGGAAACCGCAAAATAAAACGAAGCGCAGGCACCGCGGGCGCCGGCACTGA